In Gadus morhua chromosome 2, gadMor3.0, whole genome shotgun sequence, the DNA window GATATCGACTGGACACCATGACGTCGCCGTCGTCGTCATGGGGGGAAGCAGGCATTGATGGATCAGCTGTGAAGAGGACTCAGGAGCACAGACGCCGGTTAGACTAACCCATGCAGGCATACGTTACAGACCGGCACAGGCTGGTTAAAACAGGCTGCGTCCGAACAGAGACGGAGCTGCCAAGAGCCAAACACCCaaggtgcggggggggggggggttgcacaGACCCGGCCTGGAGGTCGGGGGGGTGTGCAGTACAGGCTACAGGACGGAAGGCTCTACTTTGGCGGGGTCCAGCCGAAACACGATACAACTACGAGTCTGAATGGCGCGGACATGCGgccttcgcctcctcctcctcctcctccgtcgccGTGGCGATCTCAGAACGCGTCCTTGATGTTCTTGAGCTGCCGCACGGCCAGGTCCACGGGGAGGTCGAACTTGAGGTGGCTGATGCGGCCCAGGATGCGCAGCGCCCCCTCGAAGCCCGTCTGCGCCATGTAGCTCCAGCTCTGGTAGTGCGGGTGCACCAGCGCGCCCGACTTGCACAGCAGGTTGAGCCAGGACACCAGCCGCTGCTCGTTCAGCGCCATGCACACCAGCGCCTTGAACTCTGAGTCGGCGCCGCGCTTGTAGCGCCCGTGTTCCTTCAGCACCGTGTGGACGGCCCACAGCAGCGACTGCTTGGGCGTGACCGTCACCGGGCCGCCCCCTACCGGCAGGCTGAAGGACTGCGACAGCTGGCGCGCCGGCGACTCCACGAAGGCCTTGCCGTCCTTGGAGCGGTAGTACTCGACGAAGAGCTCCCAGGGGTGCATGGTCTGGGGCCCCGGCCGGTGCGGCAGCAGGCAGGAGATGGGGGCCAGCACCAGGCTCATGCCCTGCGACGGCGCGTAGAGGCCGTGGGCCAGCAGGTCCCTGAGGGCCGACGACAGCTCCTTCCTTACCGACGACGTCAGCTCGTCCCTGGGCCCCGGCGCCGGGTGGCTGCCGTAGTTCACCACGTGCTCGAAGGACGGCTGCTTGCGGGACGCCTGCAGCCGCACCTTGTCCACGGCGgcctccagctgctgcagcaggggCCCGTATTCCTGGCCCGCCCCGCCGGAGGACCACAGGTTCTGGGCGACGTGGCCCGGCGCGCAGCCGAACTGGCTGACGGCAAAGATCTGCAGCACGGCCAGGGCCTTCTGGATCAGCTGCAGGCCCGTCTCCCGCATCCTCTGGGCCTGAGCGGGGTCCACTGCGGGGCCGGAGGGAGGCGGGGGAACGCTTTAGTCAGCGCAAACATATCACGTCTACGATGGGTGACCAATAGGGTTTCTGCAAAAGTCACTTCTGTTTA includes these proteins:
- the rundc1 gene encoding RUN domain-containing protein 1 isoform X2, whose amino-acid sequence is MSTEELSTSDSEGASAGAGERWAPVGAVASPEEESGVRGSAQPRTRGSSSASVEETTARLKKLEAEQDLLNSSLLALTSHFAQVQFRLKQIVHAQTDEKEKMLVELEEFAFKGCPHVVGCRSQDAKHLENSSEREKRERLEAQREKQKDLIVQLKTQLDDLEQFAYQEGSYDSLPQSVVMEKQKVIIDELIKKLDVNLNEDVGSLTAEELRQRVDAAIAQIVNPARVKEQLVDQLKTQIRDLEMFINFIQDEVGNPLLSDGVQSQQPHAAGPGATGARKKVDPAQAQRMRETGLQLIQKALAVLQIFAVSQFGCAPGHVAQNLWSSGGAGQEYGPLLQQLEAAVDKVRLQASRKQPSFEHVVNYGSHPAPGPRDELTSSVRKELSSALRDLLAHGLYAPSQGMSLVLAPISCLLPHRPGPQTMHPWELFVEYYRSKDGKAFVESPARQLSQSFSLPVGGGPVTVTPKQSLLWAVHTVLKEHGRYKRGADSEFKALVCMALNEQRLVSWLNLLCKSGALVHPHYQSWSYMAQTGFEGALRILGRISHLKFDLPVDLAVRQLKNIKDAF
- the rundc1 gene encoding RUN domain-containing protein 1 isoform X1 — translated: MSTEELSTSDSEGASAGAGERWAPVGAVASPEEESGVRGSAQPRTRGSSSASVEETTARLKKLEAEQDLLNSSLLALTSHFAQVQFRLKQIVHAQTDEKEKMLVELEEFAFKGCPHVVGCRSQDAKHLENSEDLSEREKRERLEAQREKQKDLIVQLKTQLDDLEQFAYQEGSYDSLPQSVVMEKQKVIIDELIKKLDVNLNEDVGSLTAEELRQRVDAAIAQIVNPARVKEQLVDQLKTQIRDLEMFINFIQDEVGNPLLSDGVQSQQPHAAGPGATGARKKVDPAQAQRMRETGLQLIQKALAVLQIFAVSQFGCAPGHVAQNLWSSGGAGQEYGPLLQQLEAAVDKVRLQASRKQPSFEHVVNYGSHPAPGPRDELTSSVRKELSSALRDLLAHGLYAPSQGMSLVLAPISCLLPHRPGPQTMHPWELFVEYYRSKDGKAFVESPARQLSQSFSLPVGGGPVTVTPKQSLLWAVHTVLKEHGRYKRGADSEFKALVCMALNEQRLVSWLNLLCKSGALVHPHYQSWSYMAQTGFEGALRILGRISHLKFDLPVDLAVRQLKNIKDAF